In a single window of the Arthrobacter zhangbolii genome:
- a CDS encoding YeiH family protein, whose product MPDSPADPPRPQQPADGRLPRGFAALKKTAPGLLAAAAAVALSFLLHLLVPAVPVLTAAVILGLVAANLPGAAAATTGPLKPGLALAARRFLRIGIVLLGLKVSLVDIAGLGFGALGLVVLLVLTAFAGTYAICRMFRLPGDEPLLIAAGFSICGVSAIGAVAAARRSRSGDTVVPIALVTLCGTLAIAALPVAGALLRLDPVVFGTWAGASVHDVGQVVATAQTAGTAALAAAVVVKLARVVLLAPMTAAVGLQARRADRASGSGAGPRPPLVPLFVLGFLALILVRTFGLLPAPALEVASVLQELLFAAALFGLGAGVRVRALFASGIRAVAAALASWALVAGLGLGVAVAITG is encoded by the coding sequence GTGCCTGATTCCCCCGCTGATCCGCCCCGGCCGCAGCAGCCCGCCGACGGGCGGCTGCCGCGCGGGTTCGCCGCGCTCAAAAAGACCGCGCCCGGGCTGCTGGCGGCTGCGGCCGCCGTCGCCCTGTCCTTCCTGCTGCATCTGCTGGTTCCGGCTGTCCCGGTACTTACTGCTGCGGTGATCCTGGGACTGGTGGCCGCAAACCTGCCCGGTGCGGCCGCGGCAACAACCGGTCCGCTTAAGCCGGGGCTGGCGCTGGCTGCGCGGAGATTCCTGCGTATCGGCATTGTTCTGCTCGGGCTTAAGGTGTCGCTGGTGGACATTGCCGGCCTGGGGTTCGGTGCACTCGGGTTGGTTGTCCTTCTGGTCCTCACGGCCTTTGCCGGCACCTACGCCATCTGCAGGATGTTCCGGCTCCCCGGAGACGAACCGCTGCTGATCGCTGCAGGATTCTCCATCTGCGGTGTCTCCGCGATTGGGGCCGTTGCTGCCGCCCGCCGGTCCCGCAGCGGGGACACCGTGGTGCCGATTGCCCTGGTGACCCTCTGCGGAACCCTGGCCATCGCCGCCCTGCCGGTGGCCGGAGCGTTGCTCCGCCTTGACCCGGTGGTTTTCGGTACCTGGGCCGGCGCATCAGTGCATGATGTCGGCCAGGTAGTGGCCACGGCGCAGACGGCCGGCACCGCTGCGCTGGCCGCCGCGGTAGTGGTCAAGCTGGCCCGGGTGGTGCTGTTGGCGCCCATGACAGCCGCGGTGGGACTGCAGGCCCGCCGCGCGGACCGCGCCTCCGGCTCCGGGGCGGGTCCGCGGCCGCCGCTGGTTCCCCTGTTTGTGCTCGGCTTCCTCGCCCTCATCCTCGTGCGTACCTTCGGGCTGCTGCCTGCACCGGCACTGGAGGTGGCATCCGTGCTCCAGGAACTGCTTTTTGCCGCCGCCCTGTTCGGACTGGGCGCCGGGGTGCGGGTCCGGGCGCTCTTTGCTTCCGGCATCCGTGCCGTCGCCGCCGCCCTGGCATCCTGGGCGCTGGTGGCGGGGCTGGGGCTGGGCGTGGCGGTGGCCATTACCGGCTGA
- a CDS encoding cation-translocating P-type ATPase produces the protein MSTHSNGRGAEHVSAEQSLPAEPGVLATPWLYPAEEVAAELGTDPSTGLDGDEARERLGRYGPNELDEGKKVPAWRKVLRLLSDRLTIVLIIAAVVSAVVSREWETPVVILLVIILNTTLNYVQEQRAESSLEALRNAAVDACRVLRSGTQATVERTALVPGDIVLLEAGDTVPADGRLLVAVRLQVAEAALTGESRPSNKVAGALSDPQLPVADRTNLLYMDTDVTRGRAVLLVTGTGMNTQIGTIADLLGSTAEEKTTLQRSIDQLARVLTYIALAVVTLVFILGLLRGDSWQDLFLTAVSLAVATIPEGLTAVVAFTLAMGASRLAARGAIIKQLAAVETLGSTSQICTDKTGTLTLNEMTVRRLYSPSGSRFRVTGSGYSTEGKILSPDGRSVPAFIEAYLAMALCNDASVEDGRLTGDPTEGALVVLAEKGGIDVAGARATHRRIAEVPFDSDYKFMATFNRAESAGAPVHCNVKGAPGVVLERTAFVMGADGPEPLDAQERARISADVDSLAKAGLRTMAVAGRVLDAPLPGSPEGLFAEAANLVLYAIVGILDPPRQEAGEAISRAQAAGIDVHMITGDHLVTASAIARDLGIGGRAVAGSALDAMDDEQLQAEAPGLGVLARVSPEHKIRVVKALQADGYVVAMTGDGVNDAPALKRADIGIAMGITGTDVSKGAARMILTDDNFATIVAAVEEGRGIYDNIVKFVRFQLTTAWGFVLIFLASATFGFAGGAPFTALQILWVNIIMDGPPALALGVDKTDPGVMNRPPRRAGEPLLTGRRIAVLAMLGIVMAIGTCAVLVSAPRLFPESAGSANFATTMAFTTFVFYQVFNLLNVRSETGSVFSLLTFTNRAIWVSLAAVVVLQILVVQLSIFEGFFDTVPLTSAQWFLCIAVGATVLVVSEIGKAVQRLATRRRHTGAGGTGPVPVLPG, from the coding sequence ATGAGCACGCACAGCAACGGCCGCGGCGCCGAACACGTCTCCGCGGAACAATCCCTTCCCGCGGAGCCGGGGGTTCTCGCGACCCCCTGGCTCTATCCCGCGGAAGAGGTCGCGGCAGAGCTCGGCACCGATCCGTCCACGGGACTGGACGGGGATGAGGCCCGGGAGAGATTGGGACGCTACGGACCCAACGAACTGGACGAGGGCAAAAAGGTGCCGGCGTGGCGGAAAGTCCTCCGGCTGCTTTCGGACCGGCTGACCATCGTCCTCATCATTGCCGCCGTCGTCAGCGCCGTGGTATCCCGGGAATGGGAAACCCCGGTGGTGATTCTCCTGGTGATCATCCTGAATACCACGCTGAACTATGTGCAGGAGCAGCGCGCCGAATCCAGTCTCGAAGCACTGCGGAATGCCGCGGTGGATGCCTGCCGGGTCCTGCGCTCGGGCACGCAGGCCACGGTGGAGCGCACCGCCCTGGTACCCGGGGACATCGTGCTGCTGGAAGCCGGAGACACCGTTCCTGCCGACGGCCGGCTCCTGGTAGCGGTCCGGCTGCAGGTGGCCGAAGCGGCGCTGACGGGGGAGTCCCGGCCCTCCAACAAGGTGGCCGGGGCTCTCTCAGACCCGCAGCTCCCCGTCGCGGACCGCACCAACCTGCTGTACATGGATACCGATGTCACCCGCGGCCGGGCAGTGCTGCTGGTTACCGGCACCGGAATGAACACCCAGATCGGTACCATCGCGGATCTGCTGGGCAGCACTGCCGAGGAAAAAACCACGCTGCAGCGCAGCATCGACCAGCTCGCCCGCGTCCTGACCTACATTGCCCTGGCAGTAGTGACCCTGGTGTTTATCCTGGGGCTGCTGCGCGGGGACAGCTGGCAGGACCTGTTCCTGACGGCCGTGTCCCTGGCAGTTGCCACCATTCCGGAAGGGCTGACCGCCGTCGTCGCCTTCACCCTGGCCATGGGCGCCTCCCGGCTGGCGGCCCGCGGCGCCATCATCAAACAGCTCGCGGCCGTGGAAACCCTCGGCAGCACCTCGCAGATCTGCACCGACAAGACCGGCACCCTGACCCTGAATGAGATGACGGTCCGGCGGCTGTATTCCCCGTCGGGCAGCCGTTTCCGGGTTACCGGATCCGGCTACTCCACCGAAGGCAAGATCCTCAGCCCGGACGGGCGGTCCGTACCGGCGTTCATCGAGGCGTACCTGGCCATGGCGCTGTGCAACGACGCCTCCGTGGAAGACGGGCGCCTCACCGGTGACCCCACCGAAGGGGCGCTGGTGGTGCTGGCCGAAAAGGGCGGCATTGACGTGGCCGGGGCCCGGGCCACGCACCGGCGCATCGCCGAGGTTCCGTTTGATTCCGACTACAAGTTCATGGCCACGTTTAACCGCGCTGAGTCCGCGGGAGCGCCCGTGCACTGCAACGTTAAGGGTGCACCCGGCGTCGTCCTGGAACGCACGGCATTTGTGATGGGCGCGGACGGGCCGGAGCCGCTGGACGCTCAGGAGCGGGCACGCATTTCGGCCGACGTCGACTCGCTTGCCAAGGCGGGACTGCGGACCATGGCGGTGGCCGGACGGGTTCTGGACGCACCGTTGCCGGGAAGCCCGGAGGGGCTGTTTGCGGAGGCGGCGAATCTGGTCCTCTACGCCATTGTCGGAATCCTTGACCCGCCACGGCAGGAGGCCGGCGAAGCCATCTCCCGGGCCCAGGCTGCCGGTATTGATGTGCACATGATTACCGGAGACCACCTGGTCACCGCCTCGGCGATTGCCAGGGACCTGGGTATTGGTGGCAGGGCCGTGGCCGGTTCGGCACTTGATGCCATGGATGACGAGCAGCTGCAGGCGGAGGCTCCCGGGCTGGGGGTCCTGGCCAGGGTCTCACCCGAGCACAAGATCCGCGTGGTCAAGGCGCTGCAGGCTGACGGTTATGTAGTGGCCATGACCGGCGACGGCGTGAACGACGCACCGGCGCTGAAACGGGCGGACATTGGCATCGCCATGGGCATCACCGGCACCGATGTTTCCAAGGGTGCAGCGAGGATGATCCTCACTGATGACAACTTCGCCACCATCGTGGCGGCCGTCGAGGAAGGCCGGGGCATTTATGACAACATCGTGAAGTTTGTCCGCTTCCAGCTCACCACGGCGTGGGGGTTCGTGCTGATCTTCCTGGCCTCGGCGACCTTCGGCTTTGCCGGCGGGGCCCCGTTCACCGCGCTGCAGATTCTGTGGGTGAACATCATCATGGACGGCCCGCCCGCCCTGGCCCTTGGCGTGGACAAAACGGATCCGGGCGTGATGAACCGTCCGCCCCGGCGGGCAGGGGAACCGCTGCTGACCGGACGGCGGATTGCGGTACTGGCCATGCTGGGCATAGTCATGGCCATCGGCACCTGCGCCGTGCTGGTCAGTGCTCCCCGCCTGTTCCCCGAGAGCGCCGGCAGTGCTAACTTCGCCACCACCATGGCCTTTACAACCTTCGTTTTCTACCAGGTGTTCAATCTGCTCAATGTGCGTTCGGAAACCGGTTCCGTTTTTTCGCTGCTGACCTTCACCAACCGGGCCATCTGGGTTTCGCTGGCGGCAGTGGTGGTTCTGCAGATACTGGTGGTACAGCTGAGCATTTTCGAAGGCTTTTTCGACACGGTGCCGCTGACCTCCGCGCAGTGGTTCCTGTGCATCGCAGTGGGCGCTACCGTGCTGGTGGTTTCGGAAATCGGGAAGGCGGTTCAGCGGCTGGCCACACGGCGCCGGCACACCGGAGCCGGCGGCACCGGCCCCGTGCCCGTCCTACCAGGGTGA
- a CDS encoding SDR family NAD(P)-dependent oxidoreductase, with amino-acid sequence MSTPELSPEELSPEEIQTALRVLASIHVLDEENPDYVAVRRATAKMFKSVKKHRKNEKRSAVAEADRAVVALTATGAADRIDDETRGAQLTSAAHGPSAGTLLKPRNCYICKQPYTVVDAFYHQLCPECAAFSHAKRDARTDLTGRRALLTGGRAKIGMYIALRLLRDGAHTTITTRFPKDAARRFAAMEDSADWLHRLRIVGIDLRDPAQVISLAESVSDAGPLDILINNAAQTVRRSAGAYRPLTEAELAPLPDGPMPELVTFGHTYDAHPTALAGSVAAHPVLAADAVTSLALTAGSSSLARMEAGTAIDAGGLVPDTAPINSWTQVVDQVDPLEMLEVQLCNVTAPFLLVNRLRPAMAASSARRKYIVNVSAMEGQFSRRYKGPGHPHTNMAKAALNMLTRTSAQEMLDTDGILMTAVDTGWITDERPHPTKVRLAEEGFHAPLDLVDGAARVYDPIVMGENGEDQYGVFLKDYKPSPW; translated from the coding sequence ATGAGCACCCCTGAACTGAGCCCGGAAGAACTAAGCCCGGAAGAGATCCAGACCGCCCTGCGCGTCCTGGCCTCCATCCACGTCCTGGATGAGGAGAACCCGGATTACGTCGCGGTCCGGCGGGCAACCGCCAAGATGTTCAAGTCAGTGAAAAAGCACCGGAAGAACGAAAAGCGCAGCGCCGTCGCAGAGGCGGACCGCGCCGTCGTCGCCCTGACGGCCACCGGTGCGGCAGACCGGATCGACGACGAGACCCGCGGCGCACAGCTGACCAGCGCCGCCCATGGGCCTTCTGCCGGAACGCTGCTGAAGCCGCGCAACTGCTACATCTGCAAGCAGCCGTACACCGTGGTGGACGCCTTCTACCACCAGCTTTGCCCCGAATGCGCAGCGTTCAGCCATGCCAAGCGTGATGCCCGCACCGACCTGACCGGCCGCCGTGCACTGCTGACCGGCGGACGGGCCAAGATCGGCATGTACATTGCCCTGCGGCTGCTGCGCGACGGGGCACACACCACCATCACCACCCGCTTCCCCAAGGACGCCGCCCGGCGGTTTGCGGCCATGGAGGATTCCGCGGACTGGCTGCACCGGCTGCGCATTGTCGGCATCGACCTGCGTGATCCGGCCCAGGTCATCTCCCTGGCGGAATCGGTTTCGGATGCCGGCCCGCTGGACATCCTGATCAACAACGCGGCCCAGACCGTGCGCCGTTCCGCCGGTGCCTACCGTCCCCTGACCGAGGCCGAACTGGCCCCGCTGCCGGACGGCCCCATGCCCGAGCTGGTGACCTTCGGCCACACCTATGACGCGCACCCCACCGCGCTGGCCGGTTCCGTGGCGGCACACCCGGTGCTGGCCGCCGACGCCGTCACCTCCCTGGCGCTGACCGCGGGCTCCTCCTCGTTGGCACGGATGGAGGCCGGCACGGCCATCGACGCCGGCGGCCTGGTGCCGGACACGGCACCGATCAACAGCTGGACGCAGGTGGTGGACCAGGTGGATCCGCTGGAAATGCTCGAAGTGCAGCTCTGCAACGTCACCGCCCCGTTCCTGCTGGTGAACCGGCTCCGCCCGGCCATGGCGGCGTCCTCCGCCCGCCGGAAGTACATTGTGAACGTCTCCGCCATGGAGGGACAGTTCTCCCGCCGTTACAAGGGCCCCGGCCATCCGCACACCAACATGGCCAAGGCGGCACTGAACATGCTCACCCGCACCAGTGCCCAGGAAATGCTGGACACCGACGGGATCCTGATGACGGCGGTGGATACCGGCTGGATTACCGACGAGCGTCCGCACCCCACCAAGGTCCGCCTGGCCGAGGAGGGCTTCCACGCCCCGCTGGACCTGGTGGACGGCGCGGCACGGGTTTATGACCCGATTGTGATGGGCGAAAACGGTGAAGACCAGTACGGTGTCTTCCTCAAGGACTACAAGCCCTCACCCTGGTAG
- the glgC gene encoding glucose-1-phosphate adenylyltransferase: MAPKKVLAVVLAGGEGKRLMPLTADRAKPAVPFAGRYRLIDFALSNLVNSGYLQIVVLTQYKSHSLDRHISETWRLSTQLQNYVASVPAQQRVGKSWFLGSANAIYQSMNLIDDAQPDIVVVIGADHVYRMDFSQMVEAHIASGASVSVAAVRQPMHLVDQFGVIETDPENPGRIGAFVEKPDSTPGLPDDPDSFLASMGNYVFNTDALVSALQADAERLITKHDMGGDIIPYFVERNDAAVYDFTTNVIPGATGSDHQYWRDVGTLDSYYDANMDLISPLPAFNLYNLQWPIYTRQSISPPAKFVRSASEQAGTAFDSIVSDGTVISGGTVTGSVLAQDVYVSANAEVTDSVLLDKVHVGEGAVIRRAIIDKNVRIPAGATIGVDRELDLSRGFTVTESGLTVLSKGQRIPAEAPRETV, from the coding sequence ATGGCGCCAAAGAAGGTCCTGGCAGTAGTGCTTGCAGGCGGCGAGGGCAAACGCCTGATGCCCCTGACGGCAGACCGGGCAAAACCCGCGGTACCCTTCGCGGGGCGTTACCGCCTCATCGACTTCGCACTTTCGAACCTGGTGAACTCCGGGTACCTGCAGATAGTGGTTCTCACGCAGTACAAATCCCACAGCCTGGACCGGCATATTTCCGAGACCTGGCGGCTGTCCACCCAGCTGCAGAACTATGTGGCTTCCGTGCCGGCGCAGCAGCGCGTGGGCAAAAGCTGGTTCCTCGGCAGCGCCAACGCGATCTACCAGTCCATGAACCTGATCGATGATGCCCAGCCGGACATCGTGGTTGTTATTGGTGCCGACCATGTGTACCGGATGGACTTCTCCCAGATGGTTGAGGCACACATCGCCTCGGGCGCCTCGGTCAGCGTTGCCGCGGTGCGGCAGCCGATGCACCTGGTGGACCAGTTCGGCGTTATCGAAACCGATCCGGAGAACCCCGGCCGGATCGGTGCGTTCGTGGAGAAGCCCGATTCCACGCCCGGCCTGCCCGATGACCCGGACAGCTTCCTGGCCTCCATGGGCAACTACGTCTTCAACACCGATGCCCTGGTCTCCGCACTGCAGGCCGACGCCGAGCGGCTGATCACCAAGCACGACATGGGCGGGGACATCATTCCCTACTTCGTGGAGCGCAACGATGCCGCGGTGTACGACTTCACTACCAACGTGATCCCCGGGGCTACCGGAAGCGACCATCAGTACTGGCGCGACGTCGGCACCCTGGACTCCTATTACGACGCCAACATGGACCTGATTTCCCCGCTGCCGGCGTTCAACCTGTACAACCTGCAGTGGCCCATCTATACCCGGCAGAGCATCTCCCCGCCCGCCAAGTTTGTCCGCAGCGCGTCGGAGCAGGCGGGGACGGCCTTCGATTCGATTGTCTCCGACGGGACGGTCATCTCCGGCGGAACGGTCACCGGTTCGGTGCTGGCCCAGGACGTCTACGTTTCCGCCAATGCCGAGGTCACCGACTCTGTCCTGCTGGATAAGGTGCACGTGGGTGAGGGTGCCGTTATCCGCCGGGCCATCATTGACAAGAACGTGCGGATCCCGGCAGGTGCCACCATTGGCGTGGACCGCGAACTCGATCTGAGCCGCGGGTTTACGGTGACGGAATCCGGGCTGACGGTGCTCAGCAAGGGCCAGCGGATCCCGGCGGAAGCACCCCGGGAAACCGTTTAG
- the glgA gene encoding glycogen synthase has product MRVDIVSKEFPPEIYGGAGVHVAELSRVLAGEVNLHVHCFGAERPEDFHGATVRTYRAPAELGDANPAVQTLGTDLEILGGLAGADLVHSHTWYANMAGHLGSLLHGIPHVLSAHSLEPLRPWKAEQLGGGYAVSSWVEKTAYEAAAAIIAVSEGMRQDILRSYPEVDPEKVRVVHNGIDVEQWQPDPDPDGVRAFGIDPDRPSVVFVGRNTRQKGVPYLLRAAALLPPDVQLVLCLGAADTPELAAETAVLIEDLRRTRTGVVVIERMLPRAELIRILSIATVFACPSVYEPLGIVNLEAMACGTAVVASATGGIPEVVDTGVTGLLVPIEQVTDGTGTPLDPEAFVRDFAAALTTVVTDPAMAERMGEAGRLRATREFSWESIAEATLAVYRSVLP; this is encoded by the coding sequence GTGCGAGTAGATATTGTGTCGAAGGAATTCCCGCCGGAAATCTACGGGGGAGCAGGCGTTCATGTAGCCGAGCTCAGCCGTGTCCTGGCCGGAGAAGTTAATCTCCATGTGCATTGTTTCGGGGCGGAGCGGCCCGAGGATTTCCACGGGGCCACGGTGCGTACCTACCGGGCACCGGCGGAACTGGGGGACGCCAATCCGGCCGTCCAGACCCTGGGTACGGACCTGGAAATCCTGGGCGGGCTGGCCGGCGCGGACCTGGTCCACTCGCACACCTGGTACGCCAATATGGCCGGGCATCTGGGATCGCTGCTGCACGGCATCCCGCACGTACTGAGCGCCCACAGCCTGGAGCCGCTGCGCCCCTGGAAGGCGGAGCAGCTGGGCGGCGGTTATGCGGTGTCCTCATGGGTGGAGAAAACCGCGTACGAGGCAGCCGCAGCCATCATCGCCGTTTCAGAGGGCATGCGCCAGGACATCCTGCGCAGCTACCCGGAGGTGGATCCGGAAAAGGTCAGGGTGGTCCACAACGGCATCGACGTGGAGCAGTGGCAGCCGGACCCCGATCCCGACGGCGTGCGCGCGTTCGGAATCGACCCGGACCGGCCCAGTGTGGTGTTCGTGGGCCGCAACACCCGTCAGAAGGGCGTGCCCTACCTGCTCCGCGCGGCAGCGCTGCTGCCCCCGGACGTACAGCTGGTCCTGTGCCTGGGTGCTGCCGACACACCCGAGCTGGCAGCGGAAACCGCCGTGCTGATCGAGGATCTGCGGCGTACCCGTACCGGTGTTGTGGTTATTGAACGGATGCTGCCGCGCGCTGAACTGATCAGGATCCTCTCCATTGCCACCGTGTTCGCCTGCCCCTCCGTGTATGAACCGCTGGGCATTGTGAACCTTGAGGCCATGGCGTGCGGCACCGCGGTGGTGGCCAGTGCCACCGGCGGGATTCCCGAGGTGGTGGACACCGGCGTGACCGGCCTGCTGGTGCCCATTGAGCAGGTCACCGACGGCACGGGCACTCCGCTGGACCCCGAGGCTTTTGTACGCGACTTTGCCGCGGCGCTGACCACTGTGGTCACCGACCCGGCCATGGCCGAACGGATGGGGGAGGCGGGCCGGCTCCGCGCCACCAGGGAGTTCTCCTGGGAATCCATCGCCGAGGCCACCCTGGCCGTCTACCGCTCGGTACTGCCCTAG
- a CDS encoding acyl-CoA dehydrogenase, producing the protein MTQTLSTTERQLPASAAISDNDAAVVDTDSLSRALLGKWADIRLQARALAGQDALHTPAGLSHHEHRERVMGQLKILVDAGAVHRAFPKYVGGEDNHGGNVAGFAELVTADPSLQIKAGVQWGLFGSAVLHLGNREHHEKWLPGIMSLEIPGCFAMTETGHGSDVASIATTAEYDAATEEFIINTPFRAAWKDYIGNGAVNGKAAVVFAHLITRGVDHGVHAFYVELRDDNGFLPGVGGEDDGVKGGLNGIDNGRLHFSNVRIPRTNLLNKYGDVAADGTYTSAISSPGRRFFTMIGTLVQGRVSLDGAAVAASKLALKTAIQYGTERRQFNGASDIREEVLMDYQQHQRRLLPLLATTFAASFAHDELLQKFDDVFSGAHDTDEDRQDLETLAAALKSLSTWHALETLQECREATGGAGFLAENRFTALRADLDIYATFEGDNTVLLQLVAKRLLADYAKEFAGADFGVLARYVVGQAADVTVHRTGLRRIAQTVADSGSEKKSAIALRDPRAQHDLLADRVNTMVAEVAGALKAARGLPKEKGAAIFNENQHALIEAARAHAELLQWEGFTRALDRIDDAGTRQVMTWVRDLFGLCLIEKNLGWYLMNGRLSAQRARTLGPYINRLLAKIRPHALDLVDSFGYGQEHLRASIASGAEKARQDEAFEYQRLLRASGAAPVDEKVLIAREKAAKKKSGKKK; encoded by the coding sequence ATGACGCAAACGCTTTCAACCACGGAACGCCAACTCCCGGCAAGTGCCGCTATCAGCGACAATGACGCAGCCGTCGTGGACACCGATTCCCTCAGCCGCGCCCTGCTGGGCAAGTGGGCGGATATCCGCCTGCAGGCCCGCGCGCTGGCAGGCCAGGATGCCCTGCATACCCCGGCCGGGCTGAGCCACCACGAGCACCGCGAACGGGTCATGGGACAGCTGAAGATCCTGGTGGACGCCGGTGCCGTGCACCGTGCCTTCCCCAAGTACGTGGGCGGCGAGGACAACCACGGCGGCAATGTTGCCGGTTTCGCGGAACTGGTCACCGCCGACCCCTCCTTGCAGATCAAGGCAGGCGTCCAGTGGGGCCTCTTTGGCTCCGCCGTGCTGCACCTGGGTAACCGGGAGCACCACGAGAAGTGGCTCCCGGGCATCATGAGCCTGGAGATTCCCGGTTGCTTCGCCATGACGGAGACCGGCCACGGGTCAGATGTTGCGAGCATCGCCACCACTGCGGAGTACGACGCCGCAACGGAAGAGTTCATCATCAACACACCGTTCCGCGCGGCGTGGAAGGACTACATCGGCAACGGCGCGGTCAACGGCAAGGCGGCCGTGGTGTTTGCCCACCTCATAACCCGGGGCGTTGACCACGGCGTGCACGCCTTCTACGTTGAACTCCGCGACGACAACGGCTTCCTGCCCGGTGTCGGCGGCGAGGATGACGGCGTCAAGGGTGGCCTGAACGGCATCGACAACGGCCGGCTGCACTTCTCCAATGTCCGCATTCCCCGGACCAACCTGCTCAACAAGTACGGCGATGTGGCAGCGGACGGCACTTATACCTCCGCCATTTCCAGCCCGGGCCGGCGCTTCTTCACCATGATCGGCACCCTCGTCCAGGGCCGCGTGTCCCTGGACGGCGCCGCGGTGGCGGCCAGCAAGCTGGCCCTGAAGACAGCCATCCAGTACGGCACCGAGCGCCGCCAGTTCAATGGCGCCTCGGATATCCGCGAAGAGGTGCTGATGGACTACCAGCAGCACCAGCGCCGGCTGCTGCCGCTGCTGGCCACCACGTTCGCTGCGTCCTTCGCGCACGACGAGCTGCTGCAGAAGTTCGACGACGTCTTCTCCGGCGCGCACGACACCGACGAGGACCGCCAGGACCTGGAGACCCTTGCCGCCGCCCTGAAGTCCCTCTCCACCTGGCACGCCCTGGAAACCCTGCAGGAATGCCGCGAGGCAACCGGTGGTGCGGGCTTCCTGGCGGAGAACCGGTTCACCGCGCTGCGGGCCGATCTGGATATCTACGCCACCTTCGAAGGTGACAATACGGTGCTGCTGCAGCTGGTGGCCAAGCGCCTGCTGGCCGACTATGCAAAGGAATTCGCAGGAGCGGACTTCGGCGTGCTGGCACGCTACGTTGTGGGCCAGGCGGCCGATGTCACAGTGCACCGCACGGGCCTGCGGCGGATCGCCCAGACCGTGGCGGATTCCGGTTCGGAGAAGAAGTCCGCGATTGCCCTCCGGGATCCCCGTGCCCAGCATGATCTGCTCGCTGACCGGGTGAACACCATGGTGGCGGAGGTAGCCGGTGCCCTGAAGGCGGCCCGCGGCCTGCCGAAGGAAAAGGGGGCGGCCATCTTCAACGAGAACCAGCACGCCCTTATCGAAGCCGCCCGCGCCCACGCCGAACTGCTGCAGTGGGAAGGTTTCACCCGTGCACTGGACCGCATTGACGACGCCGGCACCCGCCAGGTCATGACCTGGGTCCGGGACCTCTTCGGGCTGTGCCTGATTGAAAAGAACCTGGGCTGGTACCTGATGAACGGGCGCCTCTCGGCCCAGCGTGCGCGCACCCTCGGCCCGTACATCAACCGCCTGCTGGCCAAGATTCGCCCGCACGCCCTGGATCTGGTGGACTCCTTCGGATACGGCCAGGAGCACCTGCGCGCCAGCATCGCTTCCGGCGCTGAAAAAGCACGCCAGGATGAGGCCTTTGAATACCAGCGGCTGCTCCGTGCCAGCGGTGCCGCACCGGTGGATGAAAAGGTCCTGATTGCCCGCGAGAAGGCGGCCAAGAAGAAGTCCGGCAAGAAGAAGTAG
- a CDS encoding TetR/AcrR family transcriptional regulator yields the protein MNNAMEDPSSSPPAGDGRSLRWEAHRAERRRTLIKTARGAVHTLGYSASMEEIAAASGTSKSVFYRYFGDKAGLQQAMGEMAVARMQDKILAAGRTADSPRSGLRAMVSAYLQMAETSPNVYLFVTGRLAEGGPEQQAETPLSHFFETITSMMDSAMRQYLAGREVPPQATATAQYWPSAALGMIRAAGERWIASPPSPDKPTEEQMTDQLTAWLFDGIGHDQGRSPLPRLSSDTPPTTTKDTQ from the coding sequence GTGAACAACGCAATGGAGGATCCGTCCTCTTCTCCCCCGGCCGGGGACGGCCGCTCGCTCCGCTGGGAAGCCCACCGGGCCGAGCGACGCCGTACCCTGATCAAAACGGCGCGCGGCGCCGTGCATACCCTGGGCTACTCCGCGTCCATGGAGGAAATTGCGGCAGCCTCGGGGACATCCAAGTCCGTCTTCTACCGCTATTTCGGTGATAAGGCCGGTCTGCAGCAAGCCATGGGCGAGATGGCGGTCGCCCGTATGCAGGACAAGATCCTCGCCGCCGGCCGCACCGCTGACTCGCCGCGCTCGGGCCTGCGCGCCATGGTCTCCGCCTACCTCCAGATGGCCGAGACCTCTCCCAACGTCTACCTGTTTGTCACCGGCCGTCTTGCCGAGGGCGGACCGGAGCAGCAGGCGGAAACACCGCTGTCACATTTCTTCGAAACCATCACCTCCATGATGGATTCGGCCATGCGGCAGTACCTGGCCGGCCGGGAGGTTCCTCCGCAGGCCACCGCCACCGCCCAGTACTGGCCCTCGGCGGCACTGGGCATGATCCGTGCCGCCGGTGAACGCTGGATCGCTTCACCGCCCAGCCCCGACAAGCCCACGGAAGAGCAGATGACCGATCAGCTCACGGCGTGGCTGTTTGACGGCATCGGCCATGACCAGGGGCGTTCGCCCCTCCCCCGACTTTCTTCTGATACGCCCCCAACCACCACGAAGGACACGCAATGA